A region from the Geobacter benzoatilyticus genome encodes:
- the def gene encoding peptide deformylase, translating to MVRKILAYPDPVLKKKALPVAIINDATRELVRDMAETMYDAQGVGLAAPQIGVSQRIIVIDVSQKDDRPELIVCINPMFIHTEGESYEEEGCLSVPKYAANIHRHAKVVVKALDLNGEEVTYNAEGLLAIAFQHEIDHLDGILFVDHLSPLKKEMFKKKYRRMLEEG from the coding sequence ATGGTTAGAAAAATCCTTGCTTACCCAGACCCTGTTCTCAAGAAAAAAGCCTTGCCGGTTGCGATTATCAATGACGCAACCCGCGAACTGGTCCGCGACATGGCCGAAACCATGTATGACGCCCAGGGGGTCGGCCTTGCGGCGCCGCAGATCGGCGTCAGCCAGCGGATAATCGTTATTGATGTTTCCCAAAAGGACGACCGGCCGGAGTTGATTGTCTGCATCAACCCGATGTTCATCCACACCGAAGGCGAGTCATACGAAGAGGAAGGGTGCCTCTCCGTTCCCAAATATGCTGCCAATATTCATCGCCACGCCAAAGTTGTTGTAAAAGCCCTGGATCTGAACGGAGAGGAAGTGACCTATAACGCCGAGGGGCTTCTTGCCATCGCTTTTCAGCATGAAATCGATCATCTTGACGGCATACTCTTCGTCGACCACCTCTCGCCCCTGAAAAAAGAGATGTTCAAGAAAAAATACCGCCGC